A stretch of Fusarium poae strain DAOMC 252244 chromosome 2, whole genome shotgun sequence DNA encodes these proteins:
- a CDS encoding hypothetical protein (BUSCO:58347at5125), with amino-acid sequence MSAKYAFTKSLREVRFLFCQTSEQSAALRSFITRSYPTMKRNNPNIPILIREAAGTQPKIFARYERGVEKSQILEGLSDKEIEDTVTSLVRPAQ; translated from the exons ATGTCGGCAAAGTACGCTTTCACAAAATCTCTCCGCGAGGTGCGATTCCTCTTTTGTCAGACTTCGGAGCAGAGCGCGGCCCTCCG ATCATTCATCACTCGATCGTATCCTACCATGAAGCGCAACAACCCCAACATTCCCATCCTCATTCGTGAAGCCGCCGGCACTCAGCCCAAGATCTTCGCCCGATACG AGCGAGGTGTCGAGAAGTCACAGATCCTCGAGGGTCTTTCTGACAAAGAGATTGAGGACACTGTTACTAGCTTGGTTCGACCCGCTCAATAG
- a CDS encoding hypothetical protein (TransMembrane:1 (o127-148i)~BUSCO:56355at5125), with product MASSANTLFRASRPLFRQATIAQPARQAFRQQTFRQNFYQGSGRRWQSTDGAQQQQQQGWFKRMYESEVGFKTVHFWAPVMKWALVLAGISDFARPAEKLSFTQNLALTCTGIIWTRWCLIIKPKNYLLAAVNFFLGLVGVVQVSRILKYESEKKKGLHGVVEDIKADAKETLEEAKP from the exons ATGGCCTCGTCCGCAAACACCCTCTTTCGCGCCTCGCGCCCTCTCTTCCGCCAGGCCACCATTGCCCAGCCTGCCCGCCAGGCTTTCCGCCAGCAGACCTTCCGACAGAACTTCTACCAGGGCAGCGGCCGTCGATGGCAGAGCACCGATGGCgcccaacagcagcaacagcagggCTGGTTCAAGCGCATGTATGAGAGCGAGGTTGGCTTCAAGACTGTGCACTTCTG GGCTCCTGTCATGAAG TGGGCTCTTGTCCTTGCCGGTATCTCCGATTTCGCTCGTCCCGCCGAGAAGCTCTCCTTCACCCAGAACCTCGCCCTTACTTGCACTGGTATCATCTGGACTCGCTGGTGCCTGATCATCAAGCCCAAGAACTACCT CCTTGCTGCCGTCAACTTCTTCCTCGGACTGGTTGGTGTCGTCCAGGTCTCCCGAATTCTCAAGTACGAgtccgagaagaagaagggcctACACGGTGTCGTTGAGGACATCAAGGCCGATGCTAAGGAGACTCTCGAGGAGGCTAAGCCTTAA